A stretch of Longimicrobium terrae DNA encodes these proteins:
- a CDS encoding FAD-dependent oxidoreductase translates to MTQHDVLIVGAGPTGLVLALWLTKQGVSVRIVDRAAGPGTTSRAMAVQARTLELYRQLGMADEVAAAGRPNPAINLWVRGDRKARLSFGDAGEKVTPYPFLLIYPQDQHERLLISRLEQLGVTVERETELAGLEDRGDHVVGRLRSSGGFEESCTARYVAGCDGARSPVRHLIGSGFDGGTYDKTFYVADVEARGAAADGEGHIALDQADFVVVLGYGAAGQARLIGTVRDERPDGTATALRFEDVGHRALDRLGLEVTRVHWFSTYRVHHRVTDRYRRGNVFLLGDAAHVHSPAGGQGMNTGIGDAVNLAWKLEAVLRGRAPDALLDSYQTERRAFAERLVDTTDRAFTLATAQGTLADFVRTRLVPLVVPAASRIDAVRETAFRVLSQTMIHYRESPLSAGEAGEVRGGDRLPWVRTSSSDNYDSLAAIAWQAHAYGTVPEDVERWCADHGVPLHRFGWDEAHGRAGFARDALYLLRPDTYVGLALPRPGAMALDAYAAERGLKLGPLAR, encoded by the coding sequence GTGACACAGCACGACGTGTTGATCGTGGGAGCGGGCCCCACCGGCCTTGTGCTCGCGCTCTGGCTGACGAAGCAGGGGGTGAGCGTGCGGATCGTGGACCGGGCCGCGGGACCGGGGACCACGTCGCGCGCCATGGCGGTGCAGGCGCGCACGCTGGAACTCTACCGCCAACTCGGCATGGCGGACGAGGTGGCCGCGGCCGGGCGTCCGAATCCCGCCATCAACCTGTGGGTGCGCGGCGATCGCAAGGCGCGCCTTTCCTTTGGCGACGCGGGTGAGAAGGTCACGCCGTATCCGTTTCTGCTCATCTACCCGCAGGACCAGCACGAGCGCCTGCTCATCTCCCGCCTGGAACAGCTCGGCGTGACGGTGGAGCGGGAGACGGAACTCGCCGGCCTGGAGGATCGCGGCGACCACGTCGTGGGCCGCCTCCGATCATCCGGCGGGTTCGAAGAGTCGTGCACCGCGCGCTACGTGGCCGGGTGCGACGGGGCGCGGTCGCCGGTGCGCCACCTGATCGGCTCCGGCTTCGACGGCGGGACGTACGACAAGACGTTCTACGTCGCCGACGTGGAGGCGCGCGGCGCGGCGGCGGACGGCGAAGGTCACATCGCGCTGGACCAGGCCGACTTCGTGGTCGTGCTTGGCTACGGCGCGGCCGGGCAGGCGCGGCTGATCGGAACGGTGCGCGACGAGCGGCCGGACGGGACGGCGACCGCCCTGCGCTTTGAGGACGTGGGGCATCGCGCGCTGGACCGCCTGGGGCTGGAGGTGACGCGGGTGCACTGGTTCTCCACGTATCGCGTGCACCACCGCGTGACGGACCGCTACCGCCGGGGGAACGTGTTTCTGCTGGGCGATGCCGCGCACGTGCACAGCCCGGCGGGCGGACAGGGGATGAACACCGGCATCGGCGACGCCGTCAACCTGGCCTGGAAGCTGGAGGCCGTGCTGCGGGGGCGGGCGCCCGACGCGCTGCTGGACAGCTATCAGACCGAGCGGCGCGCGTTTGCGGAACGCCTGGTGGACACGACCGACCGGGCGTTCACCCTGGCCACGGCGCAGGGCACGCTCGCGGATTTCGTGCGCACGCGCTTGGTGCCGCTCGTGGTACCCGCCGCCTCCCGGATCGACGCGGTGCGCGAAACCGCCTTTCGCGTGCTGTCGCAGACGATGATCCACTACCGCGAAAGCCCGCTGAGCGCGGGAGAGGCGGGAGAGGTGCGCGGCGGAGACCGTCTGCCCTGGGTCCGCACGTCATCGTCCGACAACTACGACAGCCTTGCGGCCATCGCGTGGCAGGCCCACGCCTACGGCACGGTCCCGGAGGATGTGGAGCGGTGGTGCGCGGACCACGGCGTTCCGCTGCACCGGTTCGGCTGGGATGAGGCGCATGGCCGGGCGGGATTCGCACGGGACGCGCTGTACCTGCTGCGTCCGGATACGTACGTAGGGCTCGCGCTGCCGCGGCCCGGCGCGATGGCGCTCGATGCGTACGCGGCGGAGCGCGGGCTCAAGCTGGGGCCGCTGGCGCGCTGA
- a CDS encoding cupin domain-containing protein gives MSDQEQGEGMRSYLDGALTVERLGANDGAKPFRAGDARGAVAWLVRGTPFSYLHAVEFAAAGDRRGFHAHSDHTEHFYLFSGALRLLARAGQAEVEVDLSAGDLAVFAPGTGHGLIALGPSFAIAYGNGADPIHDTAPADLAGAP, from the coding sequence ATGAGCGATCAAGAGCAAGGAGAAGGAATGCGCAGCTACCTGGACGGGGCGCTGACGGTGGAGCGGCTGGGCGCGAACGATGGCGCAAAACCCTTTCGCGCCGGAGATGCGCGGGGCGCGGTGGCGTGGCTGGTGCGCGGAACGCCGTTCTCGTACCTGCACGCGGTGGAGTTCGCCGCCGCGGGCGACCGGCGCGGGTTTCACGCCCATTCCGACCACACGGAGCACTTCTACCTCTTTTCCGGCGCGCTGCGGCTGCTGGCCCGCGCCGGCCAGGCTGAGGTGGAGGTGGATCTTTCCGCCGGCGATCTGGCGGTCTTTGCCCCGGGCACGGGGCACGGCTTGATCGCGCTCGGTCCCTCGTTCGCCATCGCCTACGGCAACGGCGCCGACCCCATTCACGACACCGCCCCCGCAGATCTGGCCGGCGCCCCCTGA
- a CDS encoding FtsX-like permease family protein has product MNLRQRTGRGPLRALLRAPGYALPAFTAMALGIMHGGPLLSLARARLGLAAPHAAGPAFDRAPGGGWTTRLVAPETVQALGVDALVRAALAAVLLLMAAAAVNLATLVLARATARRADTAVRAALGATPGRLVRAAVAEAGALGMAGIVAGALLGAAVSLLVRASWPASAGSMGAYRPALGIGAAAAALLIPTLLLAVIPAWTGARGRLHGWLAAGARATAGPGEVLLRKGLTILQFGAALMLLCGALVLVRGSLPRSDPQALGFDPRDTLTFRMHLPPGAADAAHEQSRLLAAVRAVPGVVSASAASPGAWLAQGETDWVHSRCRGCGDAGVLTPLLAGGAVHHAVAPGYFRALGIRVLAGREFGADEGAGGRPAVLVNRAFATFMLPRANPVGQRVSFTGPFGRMYDVVGVVDDVHARSAGSTGVPVPAVYLSALQHPPRTLDVAVRTRGEPMDVAEAVRAAAAASVPGARIRDVRTMDELLRRHAAPLRWFGWLMAAVAAGSLALSAGGLFAVMNFAVARRRREIGVRMALGASQRDVVRQMLKEAARVACFGAVLGGAGALTLARGLELGFAGMHALDWPVYAGVAALLAAVCLAAAWFPARQAAGVQPMEALRAD; this is encoded by the coding sequence ATGAACCTTCGGCAACGGACCGGGCGGGGCCCGCTGCGAGCCCTGCTGCGCGCCCCCGGCTACGCGCTTCCCGCGTTCACGGCGATGGCGCTGGGCATCATGCACGGCGGCCCGCTGCTGTCGCTGGCCCGCGCGCGGCTGGGGCTGGCCGCGCCGCACGCCGCGGGACCCGCGTTCGACCGCGCACCCGGCGGCGGATGGACGACGCGGCTGGTGGCGCCGGAGACCGTGCAGGCGCTGGGCGTGGACGCGCTGGTGCGGGCCGCGCTGGCCGCCGTGCTCCTGCTGATGGCCGCCGCGGCGGTGAACCTGGCCACGCTGGTGCTGGCCCGCGCCACGGCGCGGCGGGCGGATACGGCCGTGCGCGCGGCGCTGGGCGCCACGCCGGGACGGCTGGTGCGCGCCGCGGTGGCGGAGGCGGGTGCGCTGGGGATGGCGGGAATCGTGGCGGGCGCGCTGCTCGGCGCGGCGGTGTCCCTGCTGGTGCGGGCAAGCTGGCCCGCGTCCGCGGGGAGCATGGGCGCGTACCGGCCGGCGCTGGGCATCGGCGCGGCGGCGGCCGCGCTGCTCATCCCCACCCTCCTGCTGGCGGTGATTCCCGCATGGACGGGGGCCCGCGGGCGGCTGCACGGGTGGCTGGCGGCCGGCGCGCGCGCCACCGCCGGCCCGGGCGAGGTGCTTCTGCGGAAAGGGCTTACGATTCTGCAGTTCGGCGCGGCGCTCATGCTGCTGTGCGGGGCGCTGGTGCTGGTGCGCGGCTCCCTGCCCCGCTCCGACCCCCAGGCGCTGGGCTTTGATCCGCGCGACACGCTCACCTTTCGCATGCACCTTCCCCCCGGGGCGGCGGACGCCGCGCACGAGCAGTCCCGGCTTCTGGCGGCCGTACGCGCGGTGCCGGGCGTGGTTTCCGCTTCGGCGGCCAGCCCCGGTGCATGGCTGGCGCAGGGGGAAACGGACTGGGTGCACTCCCGCTGCCGGGGGTGCGGCGACGCGGGGGTCCTCACGCCGCTGCTGGCGGGCGGCGCCGTTCACCACGCCGTGGCGCCCGGGTACTTTCGCGCGCTGGGAATCCGCGTGCTGGCCGGCCGCGAGTTCGGCGCGGATGAAGGCGCCGGCGGGCGGCCCGCGGTACTCGTGAACCGCGCGTTCGCCACGTTCATGCTGCCGCGCGCGAACCCCGTGGGGCAGCGCGTGTCCTTTACCGGGCCGTTCGGGCGGATGTACGACGTGGTGGGCGTGGTGGATGACGTGCACGCGCGGAGCGCCGGATCGACGGGGGTACCGGTGCCCGCCGTCTACCTTTCCGCGCTGCAGCACCCGCCGCGCACGCTGGACGTGGCGGTGCGCACGCGCGGCGAGCCGATGGACGTGGCCGAGGCGGTCCGCGCGGCGGCGGCCGCGAGCGTGCCCGGCGCGCGCATCCGCGACGTGCGGACGATGGACGAACTGCTGCGGCGCCACGCCGCGCCGCTGCGCTGGTTCGGCTGGCTGATGGCCGCGGTGGCGGCGGGATCGCTGGCGCTGTCCGCGGGCGGCCTTTTCGCGGTGATGAACTTCGCGGTGGCGCGGCGCAGGCGGGAGATCGGCGTGCGGATGGCGCTCGGGGCTTCGCAGCGGGACGTGGTGAGGCAGATGCTGAAGGAGGCCGCGCGCGTGGCCTGCTTTGGCGCGGTGCTGGGCGGGGCGGGCGCGCTCACGCTGGCGCGCGGGCTGGAACTGGGCTTTGCGGGGATGCACGCGCTGGACTGGCCCGTGTACGCGGGCGTCGCCGCCCTGCTCGCGGCCGTCTGCCTGGCGGCGGCGTGGTTCCCCGCGCGGCAGGCGGCAGGCGTGCAGCCGATGGAGGCGCTGCGGGCGGACTGA
- a CDS encoding metal-sensitive transcriptional regulator yields the protein MMTDETETAAAPAVCGCGCGMPAGEGDGHGRMAVGVDPAIRDRNLKRLRRIEGQVRGLQRMVEEDRYCADILTQISSVHEALRSVGRELVRNHLKHCAANAIRSGEDEAEQMYDELVDMMYRHMR from the coding sequence TTGATGACGGACGAAACGGAAACGGCGGCGGCGCCGGCGGTGTGCGGCTGCGGATGCGGGATGCCCGCGGGCGAGGGAGACGGGCACGGGCGCATGGCGGTGGGGGTCGATCCCGCCATCCGCGACCGCAACCTCAAGCGGCTGCGCAGGATCGAGGGCCAGGTGCGCGGCCTGCAGCGCATGGTGGAGGAGGACCGCTACTGCGCCGACATCCTCACCCAGATCTCTTCCGTGCACGAGGCGCTGCGCTCCGTGGGGCGCGAGCTGGTGCGCAACCACCTCAAGCACTGCGCGGCCAACGCCATCCGCTCCGGCGAAGACGAGGCGGAGCAGATGTACGACGAACTGGTGGACATGATGTACCGCCACATGCGCTGA
- a CDS encoding solute carrier family 23 protein, with the protein MRDSAPQGFFPRWTVKADGVIGPEERLPWGQTVVVGLQHVFAMFGATVLVPILMGFDPNTSVFFSGIGTLLFFVIVGGRVPSYLGSSFSFVAISLAATGYAGTGPNPNIGVALGGIIAAGALYALIGLIVMATGYRWIERLMPPVVTGSVVAVIGLNLAPVAVKAISANGFDTSIGLLTILATGAVAVYAPGLLKRVPILLGGIIGYLLYLVLANGMGLGPAVNFAPLREAAWIGFPHFSRPVFRWDVALLFAPAALILVAENLGHVKAVGAMTGQSLDRYLGRAFVGDGLATMLAAAGGGTGVTTYAENIGVMAVTRIYSTLVFVIAALAAIVMGMSPKFGALIGTIPGPVLGGLSVVLFGLIAATGGRIWVQNQVDFSNSRNLITAAVTLTMGAGDLILKLGDFSVGGIGTATFGAIIIYQLLREPASRHDGLGTADSGVADPHAPAEALPPRAVPG; encoded by the coding sequence ATGCGCGACTCCGCACCGCAAGGCTTCTTTCCCCGCTGGACCGTCAAGGCGGACGGCGTGATCGGCCCCGAAGAGCGCCTGCCGTGGGGGCAGACCGTGGTGGTAGGGCTTCAGCACGTTTTCGCCATGTTCGGCGCCACGGTGCTGGTGCCCATCCTCATGGGGTTCGACCCCAACACCTCCGTGTTTTTTTCGGGGATTGGCACGCTCCTGTTCTTTGTGATCGTGGGCGGGCGCGTGCCCAGCTACCTGGGGTCCAGCTTCTCGTTCGTGGCCATCAGCCTTGCCGCCACCGGATACGCGGGAACGGGCCCCAATCCCAACATCGGCGTGGCGCTGGGGGGCATCATTGCGGCGGGCGCGCTGTACGCCCTGATCGGGCTGATCGTGATGGCGACCGGGTACCGGTGGATCGAGCGCCTGATGCCGCCCGTGGTCACCGGCTCCGTCGTCGCCGTCATCGGGCTGAACCTGGCGCCGGTGGCGGTAAAGGCGATCAGCGCCAACGGGTTCGACACCTCCATCGGGCTTCTGACGATTCTGGCGACGGGCGCCGTGGCGGTCTACGCGCCGGGGCTGCTGAAGCGGGTGCCCATTCTGCTGGGCGGCATCATAGGCTACCTGCTGTACCTGGTGCTGGCCAACGGAATGGGGCTGGGACCCGCGGTGAACTTCGCGCCGCTGCGTGAGGCGGCGTGGATCGGCTTTCCGCACTTCTCCCGCCCGGTGTTCCGCTGGGACGTGGCGCTCCTGTTCGCCCCCGCGGCGCTGATCCTGGTCGCGGAAAACCTGGGCCACGTAAAGGCCGTGGGCGCCATGACGGGGCAGTCGCTGGACCGCTACCTGGGCCGCGCTTTTGTGGGCGACGGGCTGGCGACCATGCTGGCCGCGGCCGGGGGCGGAACCGGGGTGACCACGTACGCCGAGAACATCGGGGTGATGGCGGTGACGCGCATCTACTCCACGCTGGTCTTTGTGATCGCGGCGCTGGCGGCGATCGTAATGGGGATGTCGCCCAAGTTCGGCGCGCTGATCGGCACCATTCCGGGGCCGGTGCTGGGCGGGCTTTCGGTGGTGCTGTTTGGATTGATCGCGGCCACCGGCGGGCGCATCTGGGTGCAGAACCAGGTGGACTTTTCCAACAGCCGAAACCTGATCACCGCCGCCGTTACGCTGACGATGGGCGCGGGCGACCTGATCCTCAAGCTGGGCGACTTTTCCGTCGGCGGAATCGGCACCGCGACATTCGGCGCCATCATCATCTACCAGCTGCTGCGCGAGCCCGCGTCCCGCCACGACGGCCTCGGCACCGCCGACTCCGGCGTCGCCGATCCCCATGCGCCCGCCGAGGCGCTTCCGCCCCGCGCCGTTCCCGGGTGA
- a CDS encoding IPT/TIG domain-containing protein — translation MSPRRLSGAALAMLGLLLAACGDGGTESSNPIPAIVTLEPNSVQQRSGETALRVIGNDFVRQSVVRVKGTDRPTQFVSGTELRATLTAADVEAAGQIQVLVFNPEPGGGVSNAAPLTVSPVQNPLPVVSALAPAALTAGGASTDVTVTGTGFVAGSRAYVGNAVRPTTFVSATQLRVQVSDTILATSGARTLSVVNPQPGGGVSSPFPFEVRAPQPAISSLGTTQTTAGREPLTLTVNGTGFLANSIVQVNGTAVPTTFVNGGVLNATLSEGMLRAAGTLTITVVNAAPGGGVSGPLPLQVVNGAPVITILPSRGATAGRGGFTLYVHGTSFVENSVVRWNGQSRPTQYLGGTRLAATIAAEDVAGARTAEITVSNPAPGGGTSSGVSFTVRTLGSAAAVRRTVAISARDLVYDPGSDRVYASARSTSAYANSIVAIDPSAGTVAGSVFVGSEPGRVARSDDGQFLYVGLDGASAIRRVDLPSLTPGIQWSLTGGQVAGDLEVLPGRPRSVAVSRHNRGYSPPLDGVTIYDDGVARPQSSPGHTGGNRIEFLESSSVLYGFNNAHTGFEFFTMGVDAAGVRHTNETRGVIGGFYTDILGESGRIYGTDGSVVDAARRVRMGTLGGGEAMAVDAGLGRAFVLSGSAIIVYDLNTFQSLATVTVAGVSSDHPALAVSRMVRWGDNGLAFVDTNQIYLISSPVFGR, via the coding sequence TTGTCCCCGCGCCGCCTTTCCGGGGCCGCGCTGGCCATGCTCGGCCTTCTGCTCGCCGCGTGCGGCGACGGAGGAACCGAAAGCAGCAATCCCATCCCGGCCATCGTCACGCTGGAACCCAACAGCGTGCAGCAGCGGAGCGGCGAAACCGCCCTCCGCGTGATCGGAAACGACTTCGTCCGCCAGTCGGTGGTGCGCGTCAAGGGCACCGACCGGCCCACGCAGTTCGTAAGCGGGACAGAACTGCGGGCCACCCTGACCGCCGCGGACGTGGAAGCCGCGGGACAGATCCAGGTCCTCGTGTTCAACCCCGAGCCGGGCGGCGGCGTGTCGAACGCGGCCCCGCTCACCGTATCCCCCGTCCAGAACCCGCTGCCCGTGGTTTCGGCGCTGGCGCCTGCCGCGCTCACGGCCGGAGGCGCCTCCACCGACGTCACCGTGACGGGCACCGGCTTCGTGGCCGGGTCGCGCGCGTACGTGGGCAACGCGGTGCGGCCCACCACCTTTGTTTCCGCCACGCAGCTGCGGGTGCAGGTGAGCGACACGATCCTGGCGACGTCCGGGGCGCGCACGCTTTCCGTGGTGAACCCGCAGCCCGGCGGCGGCGTTTCGTCCCCGTTCCCCTTCGAGGTGCGCGCCCCGCAGCCCGCGATTTCGTCGCTGGGCACCACGCAGACCACGGCCGGGCGCGAGCCGCTGACGCTGACGGTGAACGGCACCGGGTTCCTGGCCAACTCCATCGTGCAGGTGAATGGAACGGCCGTCCCCACCACCTTCGTGAACGGGGGCGTGCTGAACGCGACGCTGAGCGAGGGAATGCTGCGCGCGGCCGGCACCCTGACCATCACCGTGGTGAACGCGGCCCCGGGCGGCGGCGTGTCGGGCCCGCTTCCGCTGCAGGTGGTCAACGGCGCGCCGGTCATCACCATCCTCCCCTCGCGGGGCGCGACGGCGGGACGCGGCGGGTTTACGCTCTACGTCCATGGAACCTCCTTTGTGGAGAACTCCGTGGTGCGGTGGAACGGCCAGAGCCGGCCCACGCAGTACTTGGGCGGCACCCGCCTGGCCGCCACCATCGCCGCCGAGGACGTGGCGGGCGCGCGGACGGCGGAGATCACGGTGAGCAACCCGGCGCCGGGCGGCGGCACTTCGTCGGGCGTCTCGTTCACGGTGCGCACGCTGGGCTCCGCGGCCGCGGTCCGGCGCACGGTGGCCATTTCCGCGCGCGACCTCGTGTACGATCCGGGATCGGACCGCGTGTACGCCAGCGCGCGGAGCACCTCGGCCTACGCCAACAGCATCGTGGCCATCGACCCGTCGGCGGGCACCGTTGCCGGCTCGGTGTTCGTGGGGAGCGAACCGGGGCGCGTGGCCCGGTCTGACGACGGCCAGTTCCTGTACGTGGGCCTGGACGGCGCCAGCGCCATCCGCCGCGTGGACCTGCCCTCGCTCACCCCCGGAATCCAGTGGTCGCTCACCGGCGGGCAGGTGGCCGGCGACCTGGAAGTGCTTCCCGGCCGCCCCCGCTCGGTGGCGGTGTCGCGGCACAACCGGGGCTACAGCCCGCCGCTGGACGGGGTCACCATCTACGACGACGGGGTGGCGCGCCCGCAGTCGTCGCCGGGGCACACGGGCGGAAACCGCATCGAGTTCCTGGAATCGTCGTCGGTGCTGTACGGCTTCAACAACGCCCACACCGGGTTCGAGTTCTTTACCATGGGCGTGGACGCGGCCGGCGTGCGCCACACCAACGAGACCCGCGGGGTGATCGGCGGGTTCTACACGGACATCCTGGGCGAGTCCGGGCGCATCTACGGCACGGACGGCTCGGTGGTGGACGCCGCGCGCCGCGTGCGGATGGGAACGCTGGGCGGGGGCGAAGCCATGGCGGTGGACGCGGGGCTGGGCAGGGCGTTCGTCTTGAGCGGCTCGGCCATCATCGTCTACGACCTGAACACGTTCCAGTCGCTCGCCACCGTGACGGTCGCCGGCGTCTCGTCGGACCATCCCGCCCTCGCCGTCAGCCGGATGGTGCGCTGGGGCGACAACGGTCTGGCGTTTGTCGACACCAACCAGATCTACCTGATCAGCAGCCCGGTCTTCGGCCGCTGA